The following are from one region of the Lytechinus variegatus isolate NC3 chromosome 4, Lvar_3.0, whole genome shotgun sequence genome:
- the LOC121412707 gene encoding uncharacterized protein LOC121412707: protein MMEIYASSRHLFLLVCVIGSMGTTLAAHRPLRMVVKEFKIPLNQNAADPGTAGQSAQSQNGASVGSSTSTSAESEESQQSSDAASAANNAAGTPADAANRLNPIKRIIPDHYGPSVGDPYRKSAQDNHWHFRSSTTLAVAALGVALVALIASLGVGAAIMSHKNRQEAATGFLRTEGYVEMLEIPTYDEQELCRNVNS from the exons atgaTGGAGATTTATGCATCATCGCGGCATTTATTCTTGCTTGTTTGCGTCATCG GGTCAATGGGGACAACCCTGGCAGCACACCGGCCTTTACGCATGGTGGTGAAAGAATTCAAAATTCCGTTAAACCAAAACGCCGCCGACCCAGGCACAGCTGGTCAGAGTGCACAATCACAGAACGGGGCGTCAGTTGGCAGTTCCACGTCGACCAGTGCAGAAAGCGAAGAGAGTCAACAGTCAAGCGACGCAGCGTCAGCCGCAAATAACGCGGCCGGAACTCCGGCTGACGCGGCTAACCGTCTTAACCCAATCAAACGGATCATACCGGATCACTATGGGCCCTCTGTGGGTGATCCATACAGGAAATCAGCCCAGGATAATCACTGGCATTTTAGGAGCTCGACGACATTGGCGGTAGCTGCCCTTGGAGTTGCTCTGGTCGCGCTTATTGCGTCACTCGGGGTTGGAGCCGCCATAATGTCCCATAAAAACAGACAGGAGGCCGCCACGGGATTCCTCAGGACCGAGGGATACGTCGAAATGCTCGAAATACCAACTTATGATGAACAAGAATTATGTCGTAACGTCAATTCATAG
- the LOC121412706 gene encoding histamine N-methyltransferase-like — protein MRYKCIHHTVVEPAKSFIQRYQSLLLTEDGIKDIQFDWKEQTMQTFQKDHEEQKGGKQPNNFHFIIAVHSLYYASDMEDTIRFFHGLLDDGGVLMIAVTTDQSSNTKFIKNFPVIIEHNPHITVVNSSDVERSLKTLGLPYDVHAQSSSADISSVFDESSAEGNHILDFLTHTIDFRSTAPAQLCDDVISYLKSPECCHLADDGTVQFMNPWKTFVIQNAK, from the exons ATGCGTTACAAATGCATCCATCATACCGTTGTTGAACCAGCGAAATCTTTCATCCAGCGTTACCAATCTCTTCTTTTAACGGAAGATGGGATCAAAG ATATTCAATTTGACTGGAAGGAGCAGACGATGCAGACGTTTCAGAAAGATCATGAAGAACAGAAAGGGGGCAAACAGccgaataattttcatttcatcatcgCGGTGCATTCATTGTATTACGCCAGTGACATGGAAGACACCATACGATTCTTTCATGGCTTGCTCGATGACGGAGGCGTGTTGATGATAGCCGTCACAACTG ACCAATCCAGCAACAcgaaattcatcaaaaatttcccggtcattATCGAACACAATCCTCACATCACAGTTGTGAACAGCTCCGACGTTGAACGATCGTTAAAGACCCTTGGTCTCCCGTACGACGTCCATGCGCAGTCATCATCGGCCGACATCAGCTCCGTCTTCGACGAGTCATCTGCCGAGGGCAATCACATACTCGACTTCCTGACGCATACGATCGACTTCCGGAGCACTGCACCTGCGCAGCTCTGTGATGACGTCATCTCTTATTTGAAATCACCGGAATGTTGCCACCTTGCAGATGACGGGACTGTTCAATTTATGAACCCATGGAAAACATTTGTTATCCAGAACGCTAAAtga